A DNA window from Arachis duranensis cultivar V14167 chromosome 3, aradu.V14167.gnm2.J7QH, whole genome shotgun sequence contains the following coding sequences:
- the LOC107478367 gene encoding phytohormone-binding protein CSBP, with protein sequence MVKEFITQAEVGVGLETLWTALAKDFPNIVPKALPDIVKDVQLTEGNGGIGTILIFNFLPDARSVTHYQREKITEFDEVNHEIGLQVIEGGYLNQGLTYYKTTFQLSSIEDHRTLVNVKISYDHESSSEVEESVKTSKTSQSTLFFLKSLEKYLLNEA encoded by the exons ATGGTAAAGGAATTCATTACACAAGCAGAGGTTGGTGTAGGGTTAGAAACCCTGTGGACAGCTTTGGCAAAGGATTTTCCAAACATAGTTCCGAAAGCTCTCCCAGATATTGTGAAAGATGTGCAGCTGACCGAAGGCAATGGAGGAATTGGAACAATcctcatctttaattttttgccTG ATGCAAGAAGTGTAACTCATTACCAGAGGGAGAAGATCACAGAATTTGATGAAGTTAACCATGAAATTGGGCTGCAAGTGATTGAAGGGGGTTATCTGAATCAAGGTTTAACATACTACAAGACTACTTTTCAACTTTCTTCAATAGAAGATCATCGGACTTTGGTCAACGTGAAAATCTCCTATGACCATGAATCATCATCAGAGGTAGAAGAAAGTGTCAAGACATCGAAGACATCGCAGTCCACTTTATTCTTTCTTAAGAGCCTAGAAAAATATCTGTTGAATGAGGCTTGA